One genomic region from Camelus dromedarius isolate mCamDro1 chromosome 17, mCamDro1.pat, whole genome shotgun sequence encodes:
- the ALDH1L1 gene encoding cytosolic 10-formyltetrahydrofolate dehydrogenase isoform X2: MKIAVIGQSLFGQEVYSHLREEGHEVVGVFTVPDKDGKADPLGLKAEKDGVPVFKFPRWRAKGQVLPDVVAKYQALGAELNVLPFCSQFIPMEIIGAPRHGSIIYHPSLLPRHRGASAIHWTLIHGDKKGGFTIFWADDGLDTGDLLLQKECEILPDDTVTTLYNRFLFPEGVKGMVQAVRLIAEGKAPRLPQPEDGATYEGIQKKETARINWDQPAEAIHNWIRGNDKVPGAWTEAGGQKLTFFNSTLNTAGLVPEGEDLPIPGARRPGVVTKAGLILFGNDDQMLLVKNVQLEDGRMIPASHFFKGADSSALELTEEELVTAEAVRGAWKRILPSILEVEDSTDFFKSGAASVDVVRLVEEVKELCDGLELENEDVYMATTFGDFIQLLVRKLRGDDKEGECVIDYVEKAVNKLTLRMPHQLFIGGAFVDAEGAKTYETINPTDGSVICQVSLAQVSDVDKAVAAAKDAFENGLWGKISARDRGRLLYRLAELMEQHQEELATIEALDAGAVYTLALKTHVGMSIQTFRYFAGWCDKIQGSTIPINQARPNRNLTLTKREPIGVCGIVIPWNYPLMMLSWKTAACLAAGNTVVIKPAQVTPLTALKFAELTLKAGIPKGVINILPGSGSLVGQRLSDHPDVRKIGFTGSTEVGKHIMKSCAMSNVKKVSLELGGKSPLIIFADCDLSKAVQMGMSSVFFNKGENCIAAGRLFVEDSIHDQFVQKVSEKRKEERKKERVSSPQLTLVQVVRGRGSCRSCHRAEPQGGRRR, translated from the exons ATGAAGATCGCAGTGATCGGACAGAGCCTGTTCGGCCAGGAAGTATACTCTCACCTGAGGGAGGAGGGTCATGAGGTCGTGGGCGTGTTCACTGTGCCAGACAAGGACGGAAAGGCGGACCCCctgg GCCTGAAGGCGGAGAAGGATGGAGTGCCCGTGTTCAAGTTCCCCCGCTGGCGGGCCAAGGGCCAGGTTCTGCCCGATGTGGTGGCGAAGTACCAAGCTCTGGGTGCCGAGCTCAACGTCCTGCCCTTCTGTAGCCAGTTCATCCCCATGGAGATCATTGGGGCTCCCCGCCACGGCTCCATCATCTACCACCCGAGTCTGCTCCCCCGGCACCGAGGGGCCTCGGCCATCCACTG GACCCTCATTCATGGAGACAAGAAAGGGGGGTTTACCATCTTCTGGGCGGACGATGGTCTGGACACTGGGGACCTTTTGCTCCAGAAGGAGTGTGAGATCCTCCCGGACGACACCGTGACTACCCTGTACAACCGCTTCCTCTTCCCCGAAGGCGTCAAGGGGAtg GTTCAGGCCGTGAGGCTCATTGCTGAGGGCAAAGCCCCCAGACTCCCTCAGCCTGAGGACGGAGCCACCTATGAGGGGATTCAGAAGAAGGAGACAGCCAGG ATCAACTGGGACCAGCCAGCAGAGGCCATACATAACTGGATCCGTGGGAACGACAAGGTGCCGGGCGCCTGGACGGAGGCCGGTGGGCAG AAGCTGACATTTTTCAACTCAACGCTGAACACTGCAGGCCTGGTGCCGGAGGGAGAAGATTTGCCCATCCCGGGAGCTCGTCGTCCAGGGGTAGTCACCAAAGCGGGACTCATCCTCTTCGGGAACGATGACCAAATG CTGCTGGTGAAGAACGTCCAGCTGGAGGACGGCAGGATGATCCCAGCCTCACACTTCTTCAAGGGGGCAGACAGCAGCGCCCTGGAGCTGACGGAGGAGGAGCTGGTCACTGCGGAGGCCGTGCGG GGTGCCTGGAAACGCATTCTCCCAAGCATCCTGGAGGTGGAAGATTCCACTGATTTCTTCAAGTCGGGGGCCGCGTCGGTGGACGTTGTGAG GCTGGTTGAGGAAGTGAAGGAGCTGTGTGATGGCCTGGAACTGGAAAACGAAGACGTTTACATGGCAACCACCTTCGGGGACTTCATCCAGCTGCTGGTGCGGAAGCTGCGGGGGGACGACAAGGAGGGCGAATGTGTCATCGACTAC GTGGAAAAGGCAGTGAACAAGCTGACCCTCCGAATGCCGCACCAGCTCTTCATTGGGGGCGCATTTGTGGACGCCGAGGGCGCCAAGACCTATGAGACCATCAACCCGACAGATGGAAGT GTCATCTGCCAGGTGTCCCTGGCCCAGGTCAGCGACGTGGACAAGGCAGTGGCCGCTGCAAAGGATGCCTTTGAGAACGGACTGTGGGGGAAGATCAGCGCGCGGGACCGGGGCCGCCTCCTGTACCg GCTGGCGGAGCTCATGGAGCAGCACCAGGAGGAGCTGGCCACCATCGAGGCCCTGGATGCAGGCGCTGTCTACACGCTGGCCCTGAAGACCCACGTGGGCATGTCCATCCAGACCTTCCGCTACTTTGCTGGCTGGTGTGACAAGATCCAG GGCTCCACCATCCCCATCAACCAGGCCAGACCCAACCGGAACCTGACCCTGACCAAGAGGGAGCCCATCGG GGTCTGTGGCATCGTCATCCCTTGGAACTACCCCCTGATGATGCTCTCCTGGAAGACCGCCGCCTGCCTGGCCGCTGGGAACACCGTAGTCATCAAGCCGGCCCAG gTGACCCCACTCACAGCCTTGAAGTTTGCAGAGCTGACCTTGAAGGCTGGCATCCCCAAGGGCGTAATCAACATCCTGCCAGGATCTG GCTCCCTGGTCGGCCAGCGACTCTCGGACCATCCCGATGTGCGGAAAATCGGGTTCACGGGCTCCACGGAGGTGGGAAAGCACATCATGAAAAG CTGTGCCATGAGCAACGTGAAGAAGGTCTCCCTGGAGCTGGGCGGGAAGTCGCCCCTCATCATCTTTGCGGACTGTGACCTCAGCAAGGCCGTGCAGATG GGAATGAGCTCTGTCTTCTTCAACAAAGGCGAGAACTGCATTGCGGCCGGCCGGCTCTTCGTAGAGGACTCGATTCACGACCAGTTTGTGCAGAAGGTG tctgagaaaagaaaggaagaaagaaagaaagaacgagtGAGCAGCCCACAGCTCACGCTGGTGCAGGTCGTGAGGGGGAGGGGCTCCTGCCGCTCCTGTCACAGAGCTGAGCCGCAGGGTGGGCGCCGCAG GTAG